From the Candidatus Polarisedimenticolia bacterium genome, the window AACCTGGGAGGGCGCTTCTCGAGGTAGGCGTCGAGCCCTTCCCGCGCGTCGTCCGACTCGAACAGCTGCTGCTGCAGCTCCCGCTCCAGGGCCAGGGCCTCGAGGAAGGGGATCGCGCCCCCCGAGACGACGCTCCGCTTGATGAGGCCGACCGCCTTCGCCGCCTTGCCCGGTGGGCAGAACTGCCGCGCGTAGGCCAGGACCGCATCCCACCAGTTCTGCGGCTCGAAGACGTGGGTGACGAGTCCCAGGGCGGCCGCCTCGTCGAACGACATGGTGCGGCCGGTCGCCATCAGCTCGAGCGCCCGCGCCTGCCCGACCAGGCGGGCCAGGCGCTGGGTGCCGCCGGTCCCGGGCAGGACACCAAGAGTCACCTCCGGCAGGCCGATCTTGCCGCCGTTCCGGC encodes:
- a CDS encoding enoyl-CoA hydratase/isomerase family protein gives rise to the protein MAETLVSRRTEDGIMVLELDAPPANTYSYEMMRQLDDAILAARMDDAVHVLVLRGAGETFFSAGADIRMLKTVTPRFKYSFCLHANETLNRLEQTPKLVIAALNGHTVGGGFEIALAADLRVARRNGGKIGLPEVTLGVLPGTGGTQRLARLVGQARALELMATGRTMSFDEAAALGLVTHVFEPQNWWDAVLAYARQFCPPGKAAKAVGLIKRSVVSGGAIPFLEALALERELQQQLFESDDAREGLDAYLEKRPPRFRGV